A window of the Lactuca sativa cultivar Salinas chromosome 5, Lsat_Salinas_v11, whole genome shotgun sequence genome harbors these coding sequences:
- the LOC111914393 gene encoding uncharacterized protein LOC111914393 isoform X1 — protein sequence MVIYYLNLGLERISRLKSWFLLLKTQRIGPKFFSTISESERSFKLIQSNFQESSFTTASMLKGSKSTRYGAHFTRDGLDTTMSNGHLTMKKEKTLPHIMRSHTILAVKTPGSKKRKNMRSIELSLENLGVEDALQKLASFSQAVRINIPFHLYFFYFIPLTSFFLQFSKRVSAELRARAERAEQVLKEQDKISRAIKKDLLKRVELLSK from the exons ATGGTAATCTATTACCTCAATCTTGGGTTAGAAAGG ATTTCAAGATTGAAATCTTGGTTCCTCCTATTGAAGACACAGAGAATAGGACCCAAATTTTTTTCTACTATTTCTGAATCAGAGAGGTCATTCAAGCTTATCCAATCCAATTTTCAAGAGAGCTCATTTACCACTGCATCCATGTTGAAAG GATCCAAAAGTACCCGTTATGGCGCTCATTTTACCCGTGATGGCTTGGATACAACGATGTCCAATGGTCATTTGACGATGAAGAAAGAGAAGACTTTGCCCCATATCATGAGATCCCACACAATTTTGGCTGTGAAAACTCCGGGATCTAAGAAAAGAAAGAATATGAGATCCATTGAATTGAGCCTAGAGAATCTTGGGGTAGAAGATGCGCTCCAAAAATTGGCTTCCTTTTCTCAGGCTGTAAGAATAAATATCCCctttcatttatattttttttattttatacctCTTACATCTTTCTTTCTTCAGTTTTCTAAACGTGTCTCTGCTGAGTTGAGGGCCCGTGCTGAAAGAGCTGAACAAGTTCTCAAAGAGCAAGACAAAATATCTAGAGCAATCAAAAAGGATCTCCTAAAAAGGGTGGAGCTCTTGAGCAAGTAG
- the LOC111914393 gene encoding uncharacterized protein LOC111914393 isoform X3, with translation MVIYYLNLGLERISRLKSWFLLLKTQRIGPKFFSTISESERSFKLIQSNFQESSFTTASMLKGSKSTRYGAHFTRDGLDTTMSNGHLTMKKEKTLPHIMRSHTILAVKTPGSKKRKNMRSIELSLENLGVEDALQKLASFSQAFSKRVSAELRARAERAEQVLKEQDKISRAIKKDLLKRVELLSK, from the exons ATGGTAATCTATTACCTCAATCTTGGGTTAGAAAGG ATTTCAAGATTGAAATCTTGGTTCCTCCTATTGAAGACACAGAGAATAGGACCCAAATTTTTTTCTACTATTTCTGAATCAGAGAGGTCATTCAAGCTTATCCAATCCAATTTTCAAGAGAGCTCATTTACCACTGCATCCATGTTGAAAG GATCCAAAAGTACCCGTTATGGCGCTCATTTTACCCGTGATGGCTTGGATACAACGATGTCCAATGGTCATTTGACGATGAAGAAAGAGAAGACTTTGCCCCATATCATGAGATCCCACACAATTTTGGCTGTGAAAACTCCGGGATCTAAGAAAAGAAAGAATATGAGATCCATTGAATTGAGCCTAGAGAATCTTGGGGTAGAAGATGCGCTCCAAAAATTGGCTTCCTTTTCTCAGGCT TTTTCTAAACGTGTCTCTGCTGAGTTGAGGGCCCGTGCTGAAAGAGCTGAACAAGTTCTCAAAGAGCAAGACAAAATATCTAGAGCAATCAAAAAGGATCTCCTAAAAAGGGTGGAGCTCTTGAGCAAGTAG
- the LOC111914393 gene encoding uncharacterized protein LOC111914393 isoform X2 has protein sequence MISRLKSWFLLLKTQRIGPKFFSTISESERSFKLIQSNFQESSFTTASMLKGSKSTRYGAHFTRDGLDTTMSNGHLTMKKEKTLPHIMRSHTILAVKTPGSKKRKNMRSIELSLENLGVEDALQKLASFSQAVRINIPFHLYFFYFIPLTSFFLQFSKRVSAELRARAERAEQVLKEQDKISRAIKKDLLKRVELLSK, from the exons ATG ATTTCAAGATTGAAATCTTGGTTCCTCCTATTGAAGACACAGAGAATAGGACCCAAATTTTTTTCTACTATTTCTGAATCAGAGAGGTCATTCAAGCTTATCCAATCCAATTTTCAAGAGAGCTCATTTACCACTGCATCCATGTTGAAAG GATCCAAAAGTACCCGTTATGGCGCTCATTTTACCCGTGATGGCTTGGATACAACGATGTCCAATGGTCATTTGACGATGAAGAAAGAGAAGACTTTGCCCCATATCATGAGATCCCACACAATTTTGGCTGTGAAAACTCCGGGATCTAAGAAAAGAAAGAATATGAGATCCATTGAATTGAGCCTAGAGAATCTTGGGGTAGAAGATGCGCTCCAAAAATTGGCTTCCTTTTCTCAGGCTGTAAGAATAAATATCCCctttcatttatattttttttattttatacctCTTACATCTTTCTTTCTTCAGTTTTCTAAACGTGTCTCTGCTGAGTTGAGGGCCCGTGCTGAAAGAGCTGAACAAGTTCTCAAAGAGCAAGACAAAATATCTAGAGCAATCAAAAAGGATCTCCTAAAAAGGGTGGAGCTCTTGAGCAAGTAG
- the LOC111914394 gene encoding transcription factor bHLH35, with protein MEDIGDEYQNIGDEYKNYWETNMFLQTEEFDSWGGLEETFSGYYDSSSPDGTQSSAASKNIVSERNRRKKLNDRLFALRAVVPNISKMDKASIIKDAIDYIQHLHEQERIVQEEIMKLEKQKSESGIYDFDQDTVFMPLEKSKKKRIQQSQDLSDSRAFPIEIIELKVSYVGENTALVSLKCRKRRDTMVKICEVFESLKLNVVTANITAFPDTLFKTLFIQADEEEIDVMKLQIHTALCALNDPLSSMST; from the exons ATGGAAGATATAGGTGATGAATACCAGAACATCGGCGATGAGTATAAAAACTATTGGGAAACCAATATGTTTCTCCAAACCGAAGAATTCGATAG TTGGGGCGGATTGGAGGAAACATTTTCCGGCTACTATGATTCAAGTTCGCCGGACGGAACTCAGTCGTCGGCGGCCTCCAAAAACATCGTTTCAGAGAGAAACAGGAGGAAGAAGCTCAATGATAGGCTCTTTGCACTTAGAGCAGTGGTCCCTAATATAAGCAAG ATGGATAAAGCGTCGATAATTAAAGACGCAATTGATTATATTCAACATTTGCATGAACAAGAGAGGATTGTTCAAGAGGAAATAATGAAACTCGAGAAACAAAAATCAGAATCTGGGATTTACGATTTTGATCAGGACACAGTGTTCATGCCATTGGAAAAATCGAAGAAGAAAAGGATTCAGCAATCTCAAGATTTAAGTGATTCAAGGGCCTTTCCGATTGAAATTATTGAA TTGAAAGTGTCATACGTGGGAGAGAACACAGCATTGGTGAGCTTGAAATGCAGGAAAAGAAGAGACACGATGGTCAAGATTTGTGAGGTTTTTGAATCTTTGAAGCTCAATGTTGTCACTGCCAATATCACTGCTTTTCCTGACACCCTTTTCAAGACACTCTTCAttcag GCGGATGAAGAAGAAATAGACGTTATGAAGTTACAAATTCACACAGCCCTTTGTGCTCTAAATGACCCTCTAAGTTCAATGAGCACCTAG